In Manis javanica isolate MJ-LG chromosome 9, MJ_LKY, whole genome shotgun sequence, one DNA window encodes the following:
- the CETN1 gene encoding centrin-1, whose product MASNFKKPNAASTSQKRKVGPKPELTEGQKREVREAFDLFDVDGSGTIDVKELKVALRALGFEPTREEMKKMISDVGKEGTGMISFNDFLAVMTQKMAEKDTKEEILKAFRLFDDDETGKISFKNLKRVAGELEENLTDEELQEMIDEADRDGDGEVNEEEFLRIMKKTNLY is encoded by the coding sequence ATGGCTTCCAACTTCAAGAAGCCAAACGCGGCCTCTACCAGCCAGAAAAGAAAGGTGGGTCCTAAGCCCGAACTCACTGAAGGTCAGAAGCGAGAAGTTCGCGAAGCTTTTGACCTCTTCGACGTGGACGGAAGTGGGACCATCGACGTGAAGGAGCTGAAGGTGGCCCTGAGAGCACTGGGCTTCGAACCCACGAGGGAGGAGATGAAGAAGATGATCTCCGACGTGGGCAAGGAAGGCACGGGGATGATCAGCTTCAATGACTTCTTGGCTGTGATGACTCAGAAGATGGCCGAGAAGgacaccaaagaagaaatcctgaaGGCTTTCAGGCTCTTTGATGATGATGAAACTGGGAAGATCTCTTTCAAAAACCTAAAGCGTGTGGCCGGTGAATTGGAGGAAAACCTCACTGACGAAGAACTGCAGGAAATGATTGATGAAGCCGATCGGGATGGCGACGGGGAGGTGAACGAGGAAGAATTTCTTCGCATCATGAAAAAGACCAACCTGTATTAA